The Clostridioides difficile genome has a segment encoding these proteins:
- a CDS encoding valine--tRNA ligase: MENTNLSKTYNPKEFEARLYKKWMDEEYFKSKPNPDKKPFTIMMPPPNITGQLHMGHALDHTLQDILIRWKRMDGYEAFWLPGTDHASIATEVKVVERIKKEEGKTKYEIGREEFLKRAWAWRDEFGGKIVNQLKQLGDSCDWDKERFTMDEGCNEAVIEFFVNLYEKGHIYRGNRIINWCPDCKTTLSDAEVEHEEQDGNFYHIKYSLKDSEDFLEIATTRPETMIGDTGIAVNPEDDRYKHLIGKTAILPLVGRELPIVADSYVDLEFGTGAVKMTPAHDPNDFEVGLRHNLEQLNTMNEDGTMNEVCGKYEGMDRFECRKAIIADLKEQGYLIKIKEHNHNVGTCYRCHTVIEPRLSEQWFVKMEELAKPAIDILKKGELEFVPDKFDKTYLQWLENIRDWCISRQLWWGHQIPAYYCQECGEIVVAKKMPDKCPKCGSTHFKQDEDALDTWFSSALWPFSTLGWPNKTDALDYYYPTSVLVTGYDIIFFWVVRMAFAGMFCMNEKPFDHVLVHGLVRDSQGRKMSKSLGNGIDPLEIIEQYGADALRFTLTTGNSPGNDMRFYMERVEFARNFANKLWNASRFVFMNVDEDIIKNINRENVKDSLTLADKWIISRANNIVKEATSNMDKFDLGIALQKIYDFTWSEYCDWYIEMVKPRLYGEDTDAKSAALYTLTYVLEKILKLLHPYMPFITEEIYTHLPTVEGCIIVSEWPKYNEEDNMADEEEMMNLLMEGIRSIRNVRAEMNVPPSKKAKLIIVPSEDKIETIELGKDYFITLASASTVEIAKDKSNVPEDAVGVVIDGVEVFIPLNELVDFEKEIERLSKEMKKLEGEIKRVNGKLANQGFLAKAPENLIEEEKAKKEKFEEMIKSVEERLANLKTKVK; encoded by the coding sequence ATGGAAAATACGAACTTATCAAAAACTTATAATCCTAAAGAATTTGAGGCTAGGCTATATAAAAAATGGATGGATGAAGAGTATTTTAAATCTAAACCAAACCCAGATAAAAAACCATTTACAATAATGATGCCACCTCCAAATATAACAGGTCAATTGCATATGGGACATGCGCTTGACCATACTCTTCAAGATATACTTATTAGATGGAAACGTATGGATGGATATGAAGCTTTCTGGCTTCCAGGAACTGACCATGCTTCTATAGCAACTGAAGTTAAAGTTGTTGAAAGAATAAAAAAAGAAGAAGGTAAAACTAAATACGAAATAGGAAGAGAAGAATTCTTGAAGAGAGCTTGGGCATGGAGAGACGAATTTGGAGGAAAAATAGTTAATCAGCTTAAACAATTAGGAGATTCTTGTGATTGGGATAAAGAAAGATTTACTATGGATGAAGGTTGCAATGAAGCAGTTATAGAGTTCTTTGTAAACCTATATGAAAAAGGGCATATATACAGAGGAAATAGAATAATAAACTGGTGTCCAGACTGTAAAACGACTTTATCAGATGCAGAAGTTGAGCATGAAGAGCAAGATGGAAACTTTTATCATATAAAATATTCATTAAAGGATAGTGAAGACTTCTTAGAAATAGCTACTACTAGACCTGAAACAATGATAGGGGATACTGGTATAGCTGTAAATCCAGAAGATGATAGATACAAACATTTAATAGGAAAAACAGCAATACTTCCATTAGTAGGAAGAGAACTTCCAATAGTTGCAGATAGTTATGTAGATTTAGAGTTTGGGACTGGTGCTGTTAAGATGACTCCAGCTCATGACCCTAACGATTTTGAAGTAGGTCTAAGACATAATCTTGAGCAATTGAACACAATGAATGAAGATGGAACTATGAACGAAGTTTGTGGAAAATATGAAGGTATGGATAGATTTGAGTGTAGAAAAGCCATCATAGCAGACTTAAAGGAACAAGGATATCTAATCAAGATAAAAGAACATAATCACAATGTGGGAACTTGTTATAGATGCCATACAGTAATTGAGCCTAGATTATCAGAGCAATGGTTTGTTAAGATGGAAGAACTTGCAAAACCAGCTATAGATATTCTTAAAAAAGGAGAATTAGAATTTGTTCCAGACAAATTTGACAAAACTTATTTACAATGGTTAGAAAATATAAGAGACTGGTGTATATCAAGACAATTATGGTGGGGTCATCAAATACCAGCTTACTATTGCCAAGAGTGTGGAGAAATAGTAGTTGCTAAAAAAATGCCAGATAAATGCCCTAAATGTGGAAGCACTCATTTTAAACAAGATGAAGATGCACTAGATACTTGGTTTAGTTCTGCATTATGGCCTTTCTCTACCCTAGGATGGCCAAATAAGACAGATGCATTAGATTATTATTACCCAACAAGTGTACTTGTTACAGGATACGATATAATATTCTTCTGGGTAGTTAGAATGGCATTTGCAGGTATGTTCTGTATGAATGAAAAGCCATTTGACCATGTATTAGTTCATGGATTAGTAAGAGATTCTCAAGGTAGAAAAATGAGTAAATCTTTAGGAAATGGTATCGACCCATTAGAAATAATCGAGCAATATGGAGCTGATGCACTAAGATTTACATTAACAACTGGAAATTCCCCAGGAAATGATATGAGATTCTACATGGAAAGAGTAGAATTTGCTAGAAACTTTGCTAATAAATTGTGGAATGCATCAAGATTTGTATTTATGAATGTTGATGAGGATATAATTAAGAATATAAATAGAGAAAACGTAAAAGATAGTTTAACTCTAGCTGATAAATGGATAATATCAAGAGCAAATAATATTGTAAAAGAAGCTACTAGCAATATGGATAAATTTGATTTAGGAATAGCATTACAAAAGATATACGATTTTACTTGGTCAGAATACTGTGACTGGTATATTGAAATGGTTAAACCTAGATTATATGGAGAAGATACAGATGCTAAGTCTGCTGCTTTATATACATTAACTTATGTACTTGAAAAAATATTAAAATTATTACATCCTTATATGCCATTTATAACAGAGGAAATATATACACATCTTCCTACTGTTGAAGGTTGTATAATAGTATCTGAGTGGCCAAAATATAATGAAGAAGATAATATGGCTGATGAAGAAGAAATGATGAATTTACTAATGGAAGGTATAAGAAGTATAAGAAATGTGAGAGCAGAAATGAATGTACCACCTTCTAAGAAAGCTAAATTGATAATAGTACCAAGTGAAGATAAGATAGAAACTATTGAACTTGGTAAGGATTATTTTATAACTTTAGCATCTGCTTCAACAGTTGAGATAGCAAAAGACAAATCTAATGTACCAGAAGATGCGGTTGGTGTAGTTATTGATGGTGTTGAAGTATTCATACCTCTTAACGAATTAGTTGATTTTGAAAAAGAAATAGAAAGGCTATCTAAAGAAATGAAAAAGTTAGAGGGAGAAATAAAGAGAGTTAATGGAAAACTTGCAAATCAAGGATTCTTAGCAAAAGCTCCTGAAAACTTAATAGAGGAAGAAAAAGCTAAAAAAGAAAAATTTGAAGAAATGATTAAATCTGTTGAAGAAAGATTAGCAAACTTAAAAACTAAAGTAAAATAA
- the rgaR gene encoding two-component system response regulator RgaR encodes MFRVVICDDEKIQRSILKEFAEKLLSERCLNYQILEFSCGEDLLSKYPEKIDIIFLDIQMKDINGIEVAKKIRKFDEKVEIIFTTAFSEYAPQGYEVRAYRYLVKPIDYSNFAMGVNLCIDNLQRKKERYIVLYNKKGFNRILIDSILYVETVKRDLVVHTSGRDYKANMSMKQAEKLLCENGFFRCHTSFIVNLRRIEDIGDNMITINEKFIPISKYRLKDLKATLTSLLCDIMY; translated from the coding sequence ATGTTTAGGGTAGTTATATGTGATGACGAAAAAATACAAAGAAGCATACTAAAAGAGTTTGCAGAAAAACTGTTGTCTGAGAGGTGTCTAAATTATCAAATATTGGAATTTTCCTGTGGAGAAGATTTACTCTCCAAATACCCAGAAAAAATTGACATTATATTTTTAGATATCCAAATGAAAGATATTAATGGAATCGAGGTGGCTAAAAAAATAAGAAAATTTGATGAAAAGGTAGAGATTATATTTACAACAGCTTTTTCAGAGTATGCCCCACAAGGCTATGAAGTTCGTGCTTATAGGTATTTAGTAAAACCTATAGACTATAGTAATTTCGCAATGGGTGTAAATCTTTGTATTGATAACCTTCAAAGAAAGAAGGAGCGTTATATAGTTTTGTACAACAAAAAAGGATTTAATAGAATATTGATAGATTCTATTTTGTATGTTGAAACTGTAAAGAGAGATTTAGTTGTACATACATCAGGTAGAGATTATAAAGCTAATATGAGTATGAAACAAGCTGAAAAGTTATTGTGTGAAAATGGCTTTTTTAGATGTCATACAAGTTTCATTGTCAATTTGAGAAGAATAGAAGATATTGGAGATAATATGATTACTATTAATGAAAAATTTATACCTATTAGTAAGTACAGACTCAAAGACTTAAAAGCAACACTAACAAGCTTGTTATGTGATATAATGTATTAA
- a CDS encoding AzlD domain-containing protein: MNNNYIIIVILGMAIVTYIPRILPMIIFSKNDMPESIKDIMKFIPIAILSSLIAKDIFFSGDNLYLSFTNPKIISGIIVLLVAYKFKSIAVSIAVGAISIFLFGIIL; encoded by the coding sequence ATGAATAATAATTACATAATTATCGTTATCTTAGGCATGGCAATTGTTACTTATATTCCAAGAATTTTACCTATGATAATATTCTCAAAAAATGATATGCCTGAATCTATTAAAGATATCATGAAATTTATACCTATTGCTATACTTAGTTCGCTAATAGCAAAAGATATTTTCTTTAGTGGAGATAATCTATACCTTTCATTTACTAATCCCAAGATTATTTCAGGCATAATAGTACTATTAGTAGCTTATAAATTTAAATCTATTGCAGTATCAATAGCTGTAGGTGCAATATCCATATTTTTATTTGGAATTATATTATAA
- a CDS encoding AzlC family ABC transporter permease, with protein sequence MKKDMSKREILKESFLASIPIFLGYIPLGLICGIMLQKAGLPAFYILFMSFIVFAGSSQFVAASMLASNGSITSIILTTFILNLRNFLMSSNLHMHIKNKNMKFLMYFCHGVTDETFAINLEKYTYGNWTDTHALYLNNLCIIVWAVSCFVGAFLGEIVHISDSVAGFLLTAMFITLIVSQIKNKIYVLVSILSILLSVVLYTFFKNSLVIIIASVLSALFGFYIQKLIHRKEGNYE encoded by the coding sequence TTGAAAAAAGACATGTCAAAAAGAGAAATCTTAAAGGAAAGCTTTCTAGCATCAATCCCAATATTTCTAGGATATATTCCATTAGGACTTATTTGTGGTATTATGCTTCAAAAAGCAGGTCTACCAGCTTTCTATATATTATTTATGTCATTTATAGTATTTGCTGGTAGCTCACAATTTGTGGCTGCTTCTATGCTCGCTTCAAATGGGAGTATTACTTCAATAATTTTAACTACATTTATATTGAATCTTCGCAACTTCCTAATGAGCTCCAACTTACATATGCACATAAAAAATAAGAACATGAAATTTTTAATGTATTTTTGTCATGGTGTTACAGATGAAACATTTGCTATAAACTTAGAAAAATATACTTATGGAAATTGGACCGATACACATGCTTTATACTTAAATAATCTTTGTATAATAGTATGGGCTGTAAGTTGCTTCGTGGGTGCATTTCTTGGAGAGATTGTTCATATAAGCGATTCTGTTGCTGGCTTTCTGCTGACAGCCATGTTCATTACTCTAATAGTTAGTCAAATTAAAAATAAAATATATGTACTTGTTTCTATACTTTCCATATTATTATCAGTAGTTTTATATACTTTCTTTAAAAATAGTTTAGTTATTATAATAGCATCTGTTTTATCTGCCTTATTTGGTTTTTATATTCAGAAATTAATACATAGAAAGGAAGGCAACTATGAATAA
- a CDS encoding S8 family serine peptidase, producing MNNKVKVAVLDTGIDKEHDYLKDNLVGGIAFECIHDYIFISDKFDDEDGHGTACASIIKKEYEDVELFVIKVLGKDSIANIKVLEEALKYLLDTNIRLISLSLSVIGVESVKGLFEVCYELFRKGKIIVCSLANNFDLSYPAMFNNVIGVRASTLDIENSFWYNKKYDVQCVMDSNSYISCDINNSFRLPPKCNSYVAAKFTGKIAKILSEEPNITVSALNKKLESLATKNCWSSSDLDKYSRIPDFKVDLYDKENALLMEVADVIRDCLNTEASNEKLFQCSLFNKEIGLVYDNCFNLLEKLENRFDLKFNYMDISKYDLVSIYTLTELVERHTNTKD from the coding sequence ATGAATAATAAAGTTAAGGTTGCAGTATTAGATACAGGAATAGATAAAGAACATGATTACTTAAAAGATAACTTAGTTGGAGGAATTGCTTTTGAATGTATACACGACTATATCTTTATATCAGACAAATTTGATGATGAAGATGGTCATGGAACTGCTTGTGCATCAATAATAAAAAAGGAGTATGAAGATGTAGAGCTATTTGTGATAAAAGTTTTAGGGAAAGATAGTATTGCAAATATAAAAGTTCTTGAAGAGGCATTAAAATACCTTTTGGATACCAATATAAGACTGATTAGCTTAAGTTTATCAGTTATAGGTGTAGAAAGTGTTAAAGGCTTATTTGAAGTTTGCTATGAATTGTTTAGAAAAGGAAAGATAATAGTATGTTCCTTAGCTAATAACTTTGACTTGAGTTATCCAGCTATGTTTAACAATGTGATAGGTGTAAGGGCTTCTACTTTGGATATAGAGAATTCTTTTTGGTACAATAAAAAATATGATGTCCAATGTGTTATGGATAGTAATTCATATATAAGTTGTGATATAAATAATTCTTTCAGATTACCGCCAAAATGTAATAGTTATGTAGCTGCAAAGTTTACTGGGAAAATAGCTAAAATATTATCAGAAGAGCCAAACATAACAGTATCTGCGTTAAATAAAAAACTTGAGTCTCTAGCAACTAAAAATTGTTGGAGTAGTAGTGATTTAGACAAGTATAGTAGGATTCCAGATTTTAAAGTGGATTTATATGATAAGGAAAATGCTTTGCTTATGGAAGTTGCTGATGTTATTAGAGATTGCTTAAATACTGAAGCAAGTAATGAAAAATTATTTCAATGTAGCCTTTTTAATAAAGAGATAGGATTAGTTTATGATAATTGTTTTAATCTATTAGAAAAATTAGAGAACAGATTTGATTTGAAATTTAATTATATGGATATATCAAAATATGATTTAGTTTCCATATATACATTAACTGAATTAGTAGAAAGACATACAAATACAAAAGATTAA
- a CDS encoding bifunctional folylpolyglutamate synthase/dihydrofolate synthase, producing MKYEEALEYISQTNKFGIRLGLENIGKLLELLGNPQETLNIIHVAGTNGKGSVCSFISNILRESGYKVGLYTSPYLETFTERIRVNGENIPQEDVARIIGLIKEKIEVMVSQGYAYPTEFEVVTAMAFYYYSEQRVDFVALEVGLGGRYDATNIITKSLVSVITSISLDHTGILGDTIEKIAYEKAGIIKENGVVLVYDQTDEAKDVIKSVCKEKNAKYIEVNFDNINIKKSDINSQVYDCNVMGEVYNNLEIMLIGEHQINNSILAMSALKYLKDTKKLDNVSEESIRKGLITTKWPGRIEKIKESPIFIIDGAHNEDGAKSLAKALDKHFKDKKLTLLIGMLEDKDIDGVLDILMPKFSKVVTTTPNNPRAINSDILKEKILKYVSDVTSKHEIEDAVNYTLETSNKDDIIISAGSLYMIGTVRTLVKKL from the coding sequence ATGAAATATGAAGAAGCATTAGAATATATATCACAAACCAATAAGTTTGGTATAAGATTAGGTTTAGAGAATATTGGGAAATTATTAGAACTGTTGGGAAATCCACAAGAAACTTTAAATATAATACATGTAGCTGGAACTAATGGAAAAGGTTCGGTGTGTTCTTTTATTTCTAATATACTAAGAGAAAGTGGATATAAGGTCGGCCTATACACATCTCCGTATTTAGAAACTTTTACTGAGCGTATAAGAGTAAATGGAGAGAATATACCACAAGAAGATGTCGCTAGGATAATTGGTTTAATAAAAGAAAAGATAGAAGTTATGGTAAGCCAAGGTTATGCATATCCAACTGAATTTGAAGTGGTTACTGCAATGGCATTTTATTACTATTCAGAGCAAAGAGTAGATTTTGTAGCTTTAGAAGTTGGATTAGGTGGAAGATACGATGCTACAAATATAATAACAAAATCGCTTGTAAGTGTTATAACATCTATAAGTTTAGACCATACAGGAATACTTGGAGATACAATAGAAAAAATAGCATATGAAAAAGCTGGTATAATAAAGGAAAATGGAGTAGTACTGGTTTATGACCAGACTGATGAAGCAAAGGATGTTATAAAGTCAGTTTGCAAAGAAAAAAATGCAAAATACATAGAAGTTAATTTTGACAATATAAATATAAAAAAATCAGATATAAACTCTCAGGTGTATGATTGTAATGTAATGGGAGAAGTTTATAATAATCTTGAAATAATGTTGATAGGTGAACATCAAATAAATAATTCTATACTTGCAATGAGTGCATTAAAATATCTAAAAGATACAAAAAAATTAGATAATGTAAGTGAAGAATCCATAAGAAAAGGTCTTATAACTACTAAATGGCCAGGAAGAATAGAAAAGATAAAAGAAAGTCCAATTTTTATAATAGATGGAGCACATAACGAAGATGGAGCAAAATCTTTAGCAAAAGCACTTGATAAACATTTTAAAGATAAAAAACTAACTTTATTAATAGGTATGTTAGAAGATAAAGATATTGATGGCGTCTTGGATATATTAATGCCTAAATTTAGTAAAGTAGTGACAACGACTCCTAATAATCCAAGAGCTATAAATTCAGATATATTAAAAGAAAAAATATTAAAATATGTAAGTGATGTAACATCAAAACATGAAATAGAAGATGCAGTTAATTATACATTGGAAACGTCAAACAAGGATGATATTATAATAAGTGCAGGTTCTTTATACATGATAGGTACAGTGAGAACTTTGGTAAAGAAATTATAA
- a CDS encoding TIGR03905 family TSCPD domain-containing protein, producing the protein MKVTFNPSGVCCREMFFEVDENNVIVDAEFIGGCNGNLLGLKSLIIGQNALEIADKLNGIDCGGKGTSCPDQLSKAIRQSI; encoded by the coding sequence ATGAAAGTTACTTTTAACCCAAGTGGTGTTTGTTGTAGAGAAATGTTTTTTGAAGTTGATGAAAATAATGTGATTGTTGATGCTGAATTTATAGGAGGATGTAATGGAAATTTATTAGGACTTAAGAGTTTAATAATTGGTCAAAATGCTCTTGAAATTGCTGATAAATTAAATGGTATTGATTGTGGTGGTAAAGGTACTTCTTGCCCAGACCAATTATCTAAAGCCATTCGTCAATCTATATAG
- a CDS encoding YncE family protein, translating into MKIYISNYLSKSISIVDYSTLELEKEIVLEDNIYPHHFCIEKEKNLIYIPSSSNGILYVLDLSNDKIIDTVSIGGSLSQVMLSDNELFVANEDSNSIYVLDKNTLNPIGIIGVDNMPHGFDFDRETKKLYVPCINSIVCIDTVNKNIQKKINMDFRAWHIALDKQKKEMYISTLDGKLIIVDEVSMDIKKVLYEFLLPVEIRFNYSGKKVYVADLGYNNVRILDYTTSKYIGNIEIDGIPQGLEISKDEKLLFVSDTQENSVKVYETANNKLIKIIKVGKEPTTIVCL; encoded by the coding sequence GTGAAAATCTATATTTCTAACTACCTGTCAAAGAGCATTAGTATAGTTGATTATTCTACACTTGAACTAGAAAAAGAAATAGTATTAGAGGATAATATATATCCACATCATTTTTGCATAGAAAAGGAAAAAAATTTAATATACATACCTAGTTCGAGCAATGGAATACTGTATGTTTTAGATTTAAGTAATGATAAAATAATTGATACTGTTTCTATAGGAGGAAGCCTTAGTCAAGTTATGCTTAGTGATAATGAGTTATTTGTAGCAAATGAAGATTCAAATAGTATATATGTATTGGATAAAAACACATTGAACCCAATAGGAATTATTGGTGTTGACAATATGCCACATGGATTTGATTTTGACAGAGAGACTAAAAAGCTATATGTACCATGTATAAATTCAATAGTATGTATAGACACAGTAAATAAAAATATACAAAAGAAAATCAATATGGACTTTAGAGCATGGCATATAGCTCTTGATAAACAAAAGAAAGAAATGTATATATCAACACTTGATGGAAAGCTTATAATAGTTGATGAAGTAAGTATGGATATAAAAAAGGTATTATATGAATTCTTATTGCCAGTAGAAATAAGGTTTAATTATAGTGGGAAAAAAGTTTATGTTGCTGACTTGGGTTATAATAATGTAAGGATTTTAGATTATACAACAAGTAAATATATTGGAAACATTGAGATAGATGGAATTCCTCAGGGATTAGAAATATCTAAAGATGAAAAGTTATTATTTGTATCAGACACTCAAGAAAATTCAGTGAAAGTTTATGAAACTGCAAATAATAAATTAATAAAAATAATCAAGGTAGGAAAAGAGCCTACAACTATAGTTTGTTTGTAG
- a CDS encoding DUF4364 family protein, with translation MFENSSEELAYHKLLILYILEKIKMDLTNSQITQVVLETEMMNYFSLQQLLSQLMESKFLTTYKDSDREYYALTQRGVESLEYFFNRIPTSVTEKIDKYIDSNKENLLADTQVKSSFVKQSDNEFIVNLRVIENQSNLIDLNLNVSSEKQAKLICNNWKNNASYMYAEVIDLLIRDIH, from the coding sequence ATGTTTGAAAACTCATCTGAAGAATTAGCTTATCACAAACTTTTAATTTTGTATATATTGGAAAAAATTAAAATGGATTTAACTAATTCTCAAATAACTCAAGTAGTATTAGAGACTGAAATGATGAATTACTTTTCATTACAACAGCTTTTATCTCAGCTTATGGAATCTAAGTTTTTGACTACATATAAAGACTCTGACAGAGAATATTATGCTCTTACTCAAAGAGGCGTAGAAAGTCTAGAATACTTTTTTAATCGAATACCTACTAGTGTTACTGAAAAAATAGACAAGTATATAGATTCTAATAAAGAAAATTTACTAGCAGATACTCAAGTAAAATCTAGCTTCGTAAAACAAAGTGATAATGAATTTATTGTCAACCTTAGAGTCATAGAAAATCAATCTAACTTAATAGATTTAAATCTAAATGTTTCATCAGAGAAACAAGCAAAACTTATTTGTAATAATTGGAAAAACAATGCATCTTATATGTATGCCGAAGTTATCGACTTACTTATAAGAGACATACATTAA
- a CDS encoding alpha/beta-type small acid-soluble spore protein, which translates to MSNSNRTVVPEAKAALNQMKLEIANEIGLSNYENIDKGNLTARENGYVGGYMTKKLVEMAERQMAGK; encoded by the coding sequence ATGTCAAATTCAAACAGAACAGTAGTGCCAGAAGCAAAAGCAGCTTTAAATCAAATGAAATTAGAAATAGCTAACGAAATAGGTTTATCTAACTATGAAAACATAGACAAAGGTAACTTAACAGCTAGAGAAAATGGATATGTTGGTGGATACATGACTAAGAAATTAGTTGAAATGGCTGAAAGACAAATGGCTGGAAAATAG
- a CDS encoding polysaccharide deacetylase family protein: protein MKREVKRTKALIYSVLFFSLLLVLIFALVYGIKYVCSKSDNSKMPIYRVDTNKKNIALSFDVAWGTDNMNDILKILDKHNIKATFFLVGSWVDDNEEIVKTIEEKGHEIGNHSNTHANLKEISKEDIREEIETTSEKIFNITGKKTNLFRPPFGDVNNKAMDICEDLGYKVIKWDVDSIDWKELGPNHVIEKVIKESQPGSIVLFHANINDVDNYLDTIITRLKKDGYSLVKISDLLYKDNYIVDSSGVQKTRN, encoded by the coding sequence ATGAAAAGAGAAGTTAAGAGAACTAAAGCTTTAATATATAGTGTTTTATTTTTTTCATTGTTATTAGTATTGATATTTGCTCTTGTTTATGGAATAAAATATGTGTGTTCTAAGTCTGATAACTCAAAAATGCCTATATATAGAGTTGATACAAATAAAAAAAATATAGCTCTGAGTTTCGATGTTGCTTGGGGAACTGATAACATGAACGATATTCTTAAAATTTTGGATAAACATAACATAAAAGCTACTTTTTTTCTAGTTGGTAGTTGGGTAGATGATAATGAAGAAATTGTTAAAACTATTGAGGAAAAAGGACATGAGATTGGAAATCATTCAAATACTCATGCTAATTTGAAAGAAATATCAAAAGAGGATATAAGAGAAGAAATAGAAACTACATCAGAAAAGATATTTAATATAACGGGCAAAAAAACCAATTTATTTAGACCACCTTTTGGAGATGTAAACAATAAAGCTATGGACATTTGTGAAGATTTAGGTTATAAAGTAATTAAGTGGGATGTAGATTCAATAGATTGGAAAGAACTTGGGCCAAATCATGTAATTGAAAAAGTAATAAAAGAATCTCAGCCTGGTTCAATAGTTTTATTTCATGCTAATATAAATGATGTAGATAACTATTTGGACACTATAATAACTCGACTTAAAAAAGATGGATATAGCTTAGTAAAAATATCTGATTTATTATATAAAGATAATTACATAGTTGATTCGAGTGGGGTACAAAAAACTAGAAATTAA